ACTTCCCGCGCGCTGATTGTTTTCTATTCCTGGAGCGGGAATACCCGCGGTGTGGCCCGCGAAATCAAGAAGCAGACCGGTTTCGACATGGTGGAACTTGAACTCGTGAAGCCCTATTCCGACGACTACAACACCGTCTTGAAGCAGGCGCAGAACGACCAGCACAAACAGGCGCGCCCTGCCCTAAAGAAAAAGCCCGACGCAAAGAAGTGGGCCGACTACGAAACGATTATCATCGGTTACCCCAACTGGTGGGCGAGTATCCCGATGCCTATCGCGACTTTGCTCGAAAGTTACGACTTTGCGGGCAAGCGGATTCTGCCGTTCTGCTCCCATGGTGGCGGGCGCTTTGGCCAGAGCATCACCGCGATTGCGAAACTCGCGCCCAATGCAAAAATCGGCGAAGGCCTTTCGGTACATTACTCCGGCGGTTCGAGCCTCTCGAAAGATGTGGCCAAGTGGCTTGAGAAAAACGGCGTGAAGACGAAATAATGTATATTCCCTGATATGCCTATTTCAGCAAAAATCCGTATGCCGCTTGATATCGCGATGACGGTCGCGACGCTCGTGCTGATGGGTGGCAATTATTTCTTTGAATCGACCGCCGTTCACGAGATTCTGGGCGTGGTGCTGCTTGTTCTGTGGGCGGTGCATATCACGCTGAACCGGCGATTTTTCCTTTCGCTGTTCAAGGGCCGTTACAACGCATTCCGCATCTTGCAGGCGGTCGTGAATTGCGGGATTCTTCTGTGCGCGATTTTCCTGATGGTGAGCGGAATCATGCTTTCGAACCACGTGTTCGCCTGGCTCGGGATTGAATCGGGCGCAAGTTTTGCCCGCACGGCACACCTGCTCGCAAGCCACTGGTATTATGTGTTCATGTCGCTCCACATCGGGCTGCATTTGAGCCTGATTGCAAACCGCTTGGGGCTTGCGGGCGCTTTCAAGTCAAAGACTGCCCTGATTGCAACCCGCGTGATTGCCGCTCTTGTGGCGGGCTACGGAATTTACGCCTTCGTAATTCGCGGGCTCTGGAAATACATGTTCCTGCAGCAGCCGTTTTTCTTCTTTGACGCGGAACGCGGCTACGCGCTATTTTTCGTGGACTATATCGCCATCGTCGTGCTGTTTGCCGTCGCGGTGCATCTTTTTAATGCAATAATTTCAAGCCGACAATCCCGGATAAGATAAGCAAAACGCAAATGGCTTTCGGGATAGAGAAATGCTCCTGAAATAGATAAACGCCCAGGGCGAACGTTCCCACCGTGCCTAGTCCTGTCCATATCGCATAGGCGGTGCCGAGCGGCAGTTTTTTTACGGCGAGCGACAAGAAGACCGCGCTCAAAAGGAAACCGATTACCGTGATGACTGAAGGGACTATTTTAGAAAAGCCCTCCGAGTATTTCATGGCGCTGGCCCAAACCACTTCGAGAACGCCCGCCACGGCAAGCATAAACCATTCCATTTCTTTACCTCCAGGAATCTTTATCTTCAAAGACCTAACGATAAAGAATGCGTGTTCCCCTGTTACCCGGTGGCAGCAGGGCGCGGTTCAAATTATGGAACAAAGATAGTTATTCCGCAAAAAAAATTCTATCTTATTCAGCGATGAGGTCCGTTAAACAAAATGTTTCTTCGATGATTGCGGTCGCGTTGTTCGCGATTCTTGCTGCCGTTGTCGAAGGTTCTTTTGTTTACGATTACGGAACCGAAATGGGGCGGGCTTCGGAATATGGCAAGGTCTCCGCCGACAATGTGCATGCCGAAAGTCCGCTGTTCCTGTTGCGTGAATCGACTGCCGAGGCCATGCAGTTTACACGCAGGTCGGGCCAGCAGGTGTCCTTGCGTGCATCGCGCGGCAACGGCCTTCAAGGGGACGGCGGACGCAGTTCGACAACGTTCAAGCAGGCTACGCCATTTCCGACTAAGATCGCGCGGCCAACTGTCTGCGCCCAATGCGGCTTCCCTTTGCCGCTAGTTTATCAGAAATCAAAAGAGTATTACGTTTATACGCTAGAGCGAATGCTCTGTTAGCAAGTTCTTTCTCCGAACACTCAGTCACAGGTAAATTGCCGCGGCCCTTACCGGGGTGCGCGATAACATTCATTTAAAAAAAAGAGAAAGAACATGGAAAACATTTCCAAGATGGAGATGGCAAGCGCCCTCTTCAACAAGCCCTATATCAAGACCGAAAAGAAGTTTTTCGGTTTCAAAACCAATGTCACCTACACCAGGACGAATTCGCCCGTTGTGGGAATATGCCTGGACTACAGCCCTACGGAGGGCCAAAAGGTCAAGGAAATTGTCGAGGCTTCTCCAAGCGCCCTGGATGCGGTCGTTCAAAAAAATGGCCATCCGAAAACAGGCGACAACGGGAACTTCCGCCTGAATCTCTGCTATTCGCAGGACCGCGAATTTGCGGCACTGCACCTGCAGCAGTTCTCG
Above is a window of Fibrobacter sp. UWH4 DNA encoding:
- a CDS encoding DUF4405 domain-containing protein, with translation MPISAKIRMPLDIAMTVATLVLMGGNYFFESTAVHEILGVVLLVLWAVHITLNRRFFLSLFKGRYNAFRILQAVVNCGILLCAIFLMVSGIMLSNHVFAWLGIESGASFARTAHLLASHWYYVFMSLHIGLHLSLIANRLGLAGAFKSKTALIATRVIAALVAGYGIYAFVIRGLWKYMFLQQPFFFFDAERGYALFFVDYIAIVVLFAVAVHLFNAIISSRQSRIR
- a CDS encoding multidrug efflux SMR transporter, yielding MEWFMLAVAGVLEVVWASAMKYSEGFSKIVPSVITVIGFLLSAVFLSLAVKKLPLGTAYAIWTGLGTVGTFALGVYLFQEHFSIPKAICVLLILSGIVGLKLLH